A region from the Triticum urartu cultivar G1812 chromosome 1, Tu2.1, whole genome shotgun sequence genome encodes:
- the LOC125544389 gene encoding disease resistance protein Pik-2-like gives MAELAGGAVRSLLGVIHDEAKLLGGVRGDVQFIKEEMESMNSFLLHLARKTPRSGEHDEQVRTWMKQVRDLAHDCSNCIDVYLRRGNPAVYRARGILLGYVWWVPWFVKKTLAQHLAATQLRDLKARARDVGERRLRYGVEVPAKLDFDQKLMEASSSSTLFQATRAVVAEGDHDFEEDYYRMISDDPRREQAFSEPRISDKCTEKLVRWLEQQQEDGPFQAIAIAAPDEEDGNEIPNEALSHVAVKEKFDHIFSLYDRSCLQEPWDFLGDILENLEEESNKSVEEFGEEAIDKKIRKIEEKIEEYLEKAGNKGYPVEPLAVLCGILGVLLQDATAGEDQSQTQEKILDETVDKMKRYLESTGESSSCRIGVEHRQYIAILQELLPKQHTTQAKVATNKQAGEDHIVKNIKDITLKIHVQITPELLLPVSLHQLDKSMGESGQDQLLAGEEDCREMIEHVLERIKEHLLIQETMGRVREHLQGTRTLVVLHNASGYKWDETSKALRDLGCSSMAVVVTTKYMQRANEFCYGTEPIIYSSIEYYRETALQLTNRHVNDDEKYSAEIYHEILEKCRVDEFCIKMFIHALFANPMRSREELDKLSNSLVFEGSVETNGYKMIKFSYNDLPREYKTCLLYLAIFHKDEKINRTRLIGRWVAEGLITRQDWPSSVSQAEHCFEVLADLWLLCPCDIGTAGKVKSITLHPLVYNFITRMARKEHILDTRLSWHLARHFSVLSNIRLRPSDSILNFLKQPSRASSQLNLVKVLDLEGCPSLRDNQRWLRNVCTSLILLKYLSLRNTDVTQLPKEINMLQQLEVLDIRHTPMNACATKLLMLLKLKRLLAGHTGTGGCDASTLSTVQMPHKVRKMMDLEVLSHVQASKHHATELREIGQLWQLRVLGVTIYDWKAQLENLLQGISDLNECLRSLSIEIKPPPTRQAATPPDVPVADAISAHCKNTPKLLEILSISGVTMYGHLLPLFARGCHKLAEVTLHNTSLDHNDMESLADLPNLRGLRLQHVNLHTEGKLIIQTDGFQNLKYLVVEGGGITDINFELGEAPKLENITWLIDGIVSLSGINNLPKLKEMVFNDGVRLPDQVIQAIEAHPNFIDTNGIWELC, from the coding sequence ATGGCTGAGCTCGCCGGGGGCGCCGTCCGCTCGCTGCTTGGCGTCATCCATGACGAGGCTAAGTTACTAGGCGGCGTCCGTGGCGATGTGCAGTTCATCAAAGAGGAGATGGAGAGCATGAACAGCTTCCTCCTGCACCTCGCCAGGAAGACGCCCCGCAGCGGGGAGCACGACGAGCAGGTCCGCACGTGGATGAAGCAGGTCCGCGACCTCGCTCATGACTGCAGCAACTGCATCGATGTCTACCTACGGCGCGGCAATCCGGCAGTCTACCGTGCCAGAGGAATACTGCTGGGTTACGTGTGGTGGGTGCCTTGGTTCGTGAAGAAGACGCTCGCTCAGCACCTCGCAGCCACCCAGCTGCGCGACCTCAAAGCCCGGGCTCGTGATGTTGGGGAGCGGCGGCTCAGGTACGGCGTTGAGGTCCCGGCGAAGCTGGACTTCGACCAAAAGCTGATGGAGGCGTCGTCGTCATCAACATTGTTCCAAGCTACTAGGGCAGTTGTAGCCGAAGGAGACCATGACTTCGAAGAAGACTACTACCGGATGATAAGTGATGATCCACGAAGGGAGCAAGCCTTTTCCGAGCCTCGCATTTCTGACAAGTGCACTGAAAAGCTAGTCCGCTGGCTTGAACAACAACAAGAGGATGGTCCATTCCAAGCCATTGCCATTGCAGCACCAGATGAAGAGGATGGAAACGAAATACCAAATGAAGCTTTATCTCATGTTGCCGTTAAGGAAAAATTCGACCACATCTTCTCTCTATATGACCGGTCTTGCCTGCAAGAACCCTGGGATTTTCTTGGTGATATCTTGGAGAACCTTGAAGAGGAATCCAACAAATCCGTCGAAGAATTTGGTGAGGAAGCTATCGACAAGAAGATTAGGAAAAtcgaggagaagatcgaagagtACCTGGAGAAAGCTGGTAATAAAGGTTACCCGGTTGAACCCTTAGCAGTACTCTGTGGCATCTTGGGGGTGCtgctccaggatgcaactgccgGTGAGGATCAAAGTCAAACCCAGGAAAAGATCCTTGACGAGACAGTGGATAAGATGAAAAGGTATCTGGAATCAACGGGTGAATCGAGTTCCTGCAGGATTGGTGTTGAGCATCGCCAATACATAGCCATCCTACAGGAGCTGCTTCCCAAGCAGCACACCACACAGGCAAAAGTAGCCACAAATAAGCAAGCCGGCGAGGATCATATCGTGAAAAATATTAAAGACATCACGTTGAAGATTCATGTGCAGATCACTCCGGAGCTGCTGCTGCCAGTGTCACTTCATCAGCTAGATAAATCAATGGGAGAATCAGGCCAAGACCAGCTGTTGGCAGGCGAGGAGGACTGCAGGGAGATGATTGAACATGTCCTGGAGAGGATCAAAGAGCATCTGTTAATTCAAGAAACCATGGGGAGGGTTAGAGAGCATCTGCAGGGTACAAGGACACTGGTCGTTCTCCACAATGCCTCTGGCTACAAATGGGATGAGACTTCAAAGGCCTTGCGAGATTTGGGTTGCAGTTCAATGGCAGTGGTAGTTACCACAAAATACATGCAGAGGGCCAACGAGTTTTGCTATGGGACAGAACCCATCATATACTCTTCTATTGAATACTATCGCGAAACAGCACTCCAACTTACAAATCGGCATGTGAATGATGACGAGAAGTACAGCGCTGAAATCTACCATGAGATCTTGGAGAAATGTAGGGTGGATGAGTTCTGCATAAAGATGTTCATCCATGCTCTGTTTGCCAATCCAATGAGGAGCAGAGAAGAACTGGACAAATTGAGCAACAGCCTCGTGTTTGAAGGATCCGTGGAGACCAATGGCTACAAGATGATCAAGTTCTCGTACAATGATCTGCCTAGGGAATACAAGACCTGCTTGCTGTACCTAGCCATCTTCCATAAAGACGAGAAGATAAACCGGACAAGGTTAATTGGGCGGTGGGTTGCGGAAGGACTGATAACTAGACAAGACTGGCCCAGTTCAGTCAGTCAGGCCGAGCATTGTTTTGAGGTACTTGCCGACCTATGGCTTCTCTGTCCTTGCGACATTGGTACTGCAGGGAAGGTCAAGAGCATTACGTTGCATCCACTAGTGTACAACTTCATCACTAGGATGGCCAGGAAAGAACACATTCTGGACACACGCCTATCTTGGCACCTGGCTCGCCACTTCTCCGTTCTCAGCAACATCCGGCTCCGTCCCTCGGATAGCATCCTCAACTTCTTGAAGCAAccatcccgagcatcatctcagTTAAATCTCGTCAAGGTCCTGGATCTGGAAGGTTGTCCATCCCTTAGGGATAACCAACGATGGCTCAGGAATGTGTGCACCTCATTAATACTGCTCAAGTATCTGAGCCTAAGGAACACAGATGTCACTCAGCTGCCGAAGGAGATCAACATGCTCCAGCAGCTGGAGGTGTTGGACATTCGGCACACTCCTATGAATGCCTGCGCCACAAAACTGCTCATGCTACTGAAGCTAAAGCGTCTGCTGGCTGGTCACACCGGCACTGGTGGTTGTGATGCTAGCACACTTTCCACTGTCCAGATGCCTCACAAGGTCAGAAAAATGATGGACCTGGAAGTGCTGTCCCATGTACAGGCTTCGAAACATCATGCTACAGAGCTGAGAGAGATTGGCCAGCTATGGCAACTAAGGGTTCTTGGTGTGACCATTTATGATTGGAAAGCTCAACTTGAGAACTTACTCCAAGGGATTAGCGATCTGAATGAGTGCCTTCGGTCTTTGTCGATCGAGATCAAGCCTCCGCCTACCAGGCAGGCTGCTACTCCTCCTGACGTACCTGTAGCCGATGCTATCAGTGCACACTGTAAAAACACACCCAAGCTTCTCGAAATCCTGAGCATCAGTGGAGTCACGATGTATGGGCATCTTCTCCCATTGTTCGCAAGAGGCTGCCACAAACTTGCTGAGGTAACTCTTCATAACACCTCGTTAGACCACAATGATATGGAATCCCTCGCAGATTTGCCCAACCTACGCGGCCTCAGGCTCCAGCATGTTAATTTACACACTGAGGGAAAGCTTATAATCCAGACTGATGGGTTCCAAAATCTCAAGTATCTTGTCGTTGAGGGGGGCGGCATCACCGACATCAACTTTGAACTTGGAGAAGCTCCTAAGCTTGAAAACATCACCTGGCTCATCGATGGGATAGTGTCTCTGTCGGGAATCAACAACCTTCCCAAGTTGAAGGAAATGGTGTTCAATGATGGTGTCAGGCTACCAGATCAAGTGATACAAGCCATAGAAGCACATCCAAACTTCATTGATACCAATGGAATATGGGAATTATGCTAA